Proteins encoded by one window of Eremothecium cymbalariae DBVPG#7215 chromosome 1, complete sequence:
- the BEM1 gene encoding phosphatidylinositol-3-phosphate-binding protein BEM1 (similar to Ashbya gossypii AEL241W 1-intron) encodes MLKGFKLKKESSSFAKGRITSADISGPSQEKGNSGIYMNRLRSLSNTSLRGVKNNGGGVSPSNEVPIILKALYTYHAQSPGELSFTKGELVHVIGEDGEWFEVSSPDSGRKGMVPKSYFEPVSRSRVVSTQSILVSPQQAMQSVKAGSLYAIVLYDFKAEKSDELSAFAGENLFICAHHNYEWFIAKPIGRLGGPGLVPVGFVSIIDINTGYATGNNVTDDIESVNLPTVQEWKSNIAKYKASNISLGSVEHQGRTNSSMNPTSSQPHKIYPTMMQTFEQLVVVNAAVESFLLEGEKYWFHVVCDLDDGSSHSLKRYYEDFYDLQVQLLDTYPAEAGKLRDSGGQWTKRIMPYIPGPVPYVTDSITKKRKDDLNIYVKELITLPPHISQSALVNSLFAIKNNGFDRLLPNENFGSNLERDNDDTVALNKPRIGLQEESTLTGTDLKRYEKMGDMSLNDANISTRPTSLAAAPPPIKPTKIKFYYKDDIFALLLSPDITLEELKKKIAPRIDSEKFQIFIRADDDVATEIISDEQVIGIIQERLKITVLDA; translated from the exons ATGTTGAAG GGATTTAAGTTAAAGAAGGAGTCTAGTAGTTTTGCGAAGGGAAGGATTACATCTGCAGATATTAGTGGGCCAAGCCAGGAGAAAGGGAACAGTGGGATTTATATGAATCGTCTTAGAAGTCTTTCCAATACGTCTCTTCGGGGCGTGAAGAATAATGGGGGAGGGGTTTCGCCCTCGAATGAGGTTCCGATTATTTTGAAGGCTTTGTACACGTACCATGCGCAGTCGCCTGGGGAGCTTTCATTTACCAAGGGGGAACTTGTGCATGTTATAGGGGAGGATGGGGAATGGTTTGAGGTTAGTAGTCCTGATAGTGGGAGGAAAGGGATGGTTCCCAAGAGTTATTTCGAGCCAGTTTCCAGGAGTCGAGTTGTTTCCACGCAGAGTATTTTGGTTTCGCCTCAGCAGGCGATGCAGTCTGTGAAGGCAGGTTCGCTGTATGCGATTGTGTTGTATGACTTCAAGGCTGAAAAATCAGATGAGTTGAGTGCTTTTGCTGGGGAAAATCTATTTATCTGTGCGCATCATAATTATGAATGGTTTATAGCGAAGCCGATAGGTCGGCTAGGGGGGCCAGGGTTAGTTCCTGTTGGGTTTGTGAgtattattgatattaataCTGGATATGCCACGGGCAACAATGTTACAGACGATATTGAATCTGTAAATTTGCCTACAGTACAGGAGTGGAAGAGTAATATTGCCAAATATAAGGCGAGTAACATTTCCTTGGGGTCTGTAGAGCATCAAGGGCGCACTAATTCATCTATGAATCCCACGTCATCTCAGCCACATAAGATATACCCAACAATGATGCAGACTTTTGAACAATTAGTAGTAGTAAATGCTGCTGTAGAATCATTCCTTTTGGAAGGTGAAAAGTATTGGTTTCATGTAGTTTGTGATTTAGATGACGGTTCTTCGCACTCCTTGAAGCGTTATTATGAAGATTTCTATGACCTCCAAGTACAATTATTGGATACTTATCCTGCTGAAGCTGGGAAATTAAGAGATAGTGGTGGACAATGGACGAAGCGAATTATGCCATATATTCCAGGACCGGTCCCTTACGTTACTGATAGTATTACCAAGAAGAGGAAGGatgatttgaatatttacGTCAAGGAATTGATCACATTGCCGCCACACATTTCTCAATCAGCATTGGTGAACTCGTTATTTGCCATTAAAAACAATGGCTTTGATAGACTGCTACCAAACGAAAACTTCGGCTCAAACTTGGAACGCGATAATGATGACACAGTGGCACTAAACAAGCCGAGGATTGGTCTCCAGGAGGAATCTACTCTGACTGGTACTGATCTAAAACGTTATGAGAAAATGGGCGATATGTCGCTGAACGACGCGAATATCTCAACCAGACCCACAAGTCTAGCAGCAGCACCCCCTCCAATAAAGCCAACAAAGATAAAGTTTTATTACAAGGATGACATTTTTGCATTGCTTTTATCCCCAGATATCACATTGGAGGAGctaaagaagaaaattgCACCAAGAATCGATTCGGAGAAATTTCAGATCTTTATTAGAGCAGACGATGACGTTGCTACAGAAATTATTTCTGATGAACAAGTGATAGGAATTATCCAGGAAAGATTGAAGATCACTGTTTTAGATGCttaa
- a CDS encoding uncharacterized protein (similar to Ashbya gossypii AEL240C), whose amino-acid sequence MSSFKMKRPHSDPNDITIYKRQKLILDLENLSISDGPLKKVKYCALEPAKESDPSNSLDYQLIPQAIKGQIWDLLRNLDDDDDESASQQQIYRTIWESVYGSNLQLVKWVNWGAYLYNSWFLWYHQKMAMSETTVIASDIEMDTSDSEVDEMEIDMEYED is encoded by the coding sequence ATGAGCTCGTTTAAAATGAAGAGGCCTCACTCTGACCCAAATGATATCACGATTTACAAAAGACAAAAACTCATATTGGATTTGGAAAACCTATCAATCAGTGATGGTCCGCTTAAAAAAGTGAAATATTGTGCTCTGGAACCAGCCAAAGAGAGTGATCCATCGAACTCGTTGGATTACCAGCTGATACCCCAGGCCATCAAGGGGCAGATTTGGGATTTATTGAGgaatttggatgatgatgatgatgagagCGCTTCGCAGCAACAGATATATCGCACTATATGGGAAAGTGTATACGGGAGTAATCTACAGCTGGTGAAATGGGTCAACTGGGGTGCATATTTATACAATTCTTGGTTTCTTTGgtatcatcaaaaaatggCGATGTCAGAAACGACAGTAATAGCGTCTGACATAGAAATGGATACGAGCGATAGTGAGGTTGATGAAATGGAAATCGATATGGAATATGAAGATTAA
- the MUK1 gene encoding guanine nucleotide exchange factor MUK1 (similar to Ashbya gossypii AEL239W): MFHTTAIGHNIYETEESAKGQEQPGVVLDDSSSSTSIISKQSSGVSGNSNKEELERELSQISSLPNELTKLVDIFISDLKQPKYLKPLSIFLLSGLFQQFYNKFDAACSQYVNRQSSNGVLNASTSALDNLGFGTARETLSTGLSGILNRSRSGSGPYHKKRSSSLFGTDSQNNSQSVLNPEEIQRHLRIQETNTLKIDRYLDICERDIFQKILEVGTSVPGSSQTSVQNRKAQVLDLFRNSPEFMEYDTILTLKIQHLKELAESGKLDLPEFLGMSRNLDIDSQSLGEHLKTLVEDRMSPVEKMAQLLQIHEKMTRLKDASSNDDYLSLLLYDIILNPVKMLYLNIQFIKLFRFNKKLVANEQYALTNMTAAMYFLENLTINDLPDTVKKHASPDFIFVLSERIKLPDIDSEDKPELPRTNSYKFMMGSTLDNSLRNIFGKIKSYTPPTPNHTVALNSGSHNQQYPEHTASQLSNQSQIQQIQNHRPQTQLHNDVPSRNNSQSSLKVEEIVKSRIIIPESWKRFKGREFKDLKVSELRMVFDTYQKLLRTLES; encoded by the coding sequence ATGTTTCATACCACAGCGATCGGtcataatatatatgagaCAGAGGAGTCAGCAAAGGGGCAGGAGCAGCCGGGTGTTGTATTAGATGATTCTAGTAGTAGTACATCCATAATCTCAAAGCAATCCAGTGGGGTTTCCGGGAACTCAAACAAGGAAGAACTTGAGCGGGAGTTATCTCAGATATCTAGTTTACCTAATGAGTTGACTAAGTTggttgatatatttatatctgATTTGAAGCAACCGAAGTATTTGAAGCCTTTATCGATTTTTCTGTTATCTGGGTtatttcaacaattctaCAATAAATTTGATGCTGCATGTTCGCAGTATGTAAACCGCCAAAGCAGTAACGGAGTTTTGAATGCCAGTACGTCAGCTTTGGATAATTTAGGGTTTGGGACTGCCAGAGAAACGTTGAGTACAGGTTTGAGTGGTATATTAAATAGAAGCAGAAGTGGTAGTGGGCCTTATCACAAAAAGCGTTCATCTTCGTTATTTGGAACTGATTCACAGAACAATTCTCAGTCTGTTTTGAACCCTGAAGAGATTCAAAGGCACTTGAGAATCCAGGAAACCAATACTCTGAAGATTGATAgatatttggatatttgCGAAAGGGATATATTTCAGAAGATTTTGGAGGTGGGCACATCGGTACCGGGTAGTTCTCAGACTTCCGTTCAGAATCGCAAAGCTCAAGTTCTGGATTTGTTTCGTAACAGTCCTGAATTCATGGAATATGATACGATATTAACGTTAAAGATCCAGCATTTGAAAGAGCTAGCTGAAAGTGGCAAGTTAGATTTGCCCGAATTTTTGGGAATGTCCAGGAACTTGGATATTGATTCACAATCCTTAGGTGAACATTTAAAAACACTAGTAGAGGACCGTATGTCCCCTGTAGAGAAAATGGCTCAATTACTACAGATACATGAAAAAATGACAAGATTGAAAGATGCATCGAGCAATGATGATTATTTGTCATTGTTGCTATACGATATTATATTGAATCCGGTCAAGATGCTGTACTTGAATATTCAGTTTATTAAACTTTTCAGATTTAACAAGAAGCTTGTTGCAAATGAACAATATGCGCTCACTAATATGACTGCAGCAATGTACTTCTTAGAGAATTTGACAATTAATGATCTACCTGATACTGTAAAAAAGCATGCGTCTCCGgatttcatttttgtaCTATCAGAAAGAATTAAATTGCCAGATATTGACTCTGAGGATAAACCAGAGTTACCGCGAACCAATTCTTATAAATTTATGATGGGGTCGACACTAGATAACTCAttgagaaatatatttggaaaaatcaaaTCTTATACACCTCCAACGCCAAACCACACTGTTGCATTAAACTCAGGTAGTCATAACCAGCAATATCCCGAACATACAGCATCTCAGCTCTCAAATCAAAGCCAAATACAGCAAATTCAAAACCATAGACCGCAGACCCAGCTCCATAATGATGTTCCAAGTAGGAACAATTCACAATCATCGTTGAAAGTGGAAGAAATTGTCAAAAGCAGAATAATCATCCCTGAATCATGGAAAAGGTTTAAAGGCCGtgaatttaaagatttgaagGTCTCTGAGCTAAGAATGGTATTTGACACCTATCAAAAACTATTAAGGACACTAGAGTCATGA
- the BTS1 gene encoding farnesyltranstransferase (similar to Ashbya gossypii AEL238C) produces MDLIEDLVARPVLWSASQEYIIKQPYDHLALQPGKNFRNKLIQIFNKFYKLSSEQVSIISQLVGILHVSSLLIDDIEDNSIWRRGKPSAHVVFGLPMVINTANYMYFVSMSLLQKLAENQKPEVLSQLLLIFNEEMMNLHRGQGLDIYWRDNFIVPSELDYYKMVMNKTGGLFRLTIRIMECLQGKVEYSLVPLTNILGVLYQVRDDYLNLKDSKMISLKGFADDITEGKFSFPIIHGLQHARENDPKGFELLSRTLKRQHNNDEEKVMVVEYLSNVSCSLHYTKVKIYQICELIKRKYIPREDKDLHAFVDKLSSL; encoded by the coding sequence ATGGATTTAATCGAAGACCTCGTGGCACGGCCAGTTCTTTGGTCAGCTAGTCAAGAATATATCATCAAGCAACCATATGATCATCTTGCGCTACAACCGGGTAAGAATTTTCGAAATAAGCtaatacaaatatttaataaGTTTTACAAACTTTCCTCTGAGCAAGTATCGATTATATCCCAGCTAGTGGGGATTCTGCATGTTTCAAGTTTActtattgatgatatagaGGACAATTCTATTTGGAGACGAGGGAAGCCGTCGGCACATGTTGTATTTGGGTTACCTATGGTTATAAACACGGCAAACTATATGTATTTTGTGTCGATGTCGCTGTTGCAAAAGCTAGCTGAGAATCAAAAACCGGAGGTACTGTCTCAGCTTCTATTAATATTCAATGAAGAAATGATGAATCTACATAGAGGACAAGGGTTGGATATTTATTGGAGAGATAATTTTATAGTGCCGTCGGAACTAGATTACTATAAAATGGTTATGAATAAAACCGGAGGGTTATTCCGCCTTACCATAAGGATCATGGAATGCCTTCAAGGGAAGGTGGAATATTCTTTGGTGCCTTTGACTAATATCTTGGGGGTGCTATATCAGGTTAGAGACGACTACCTGAATTtaaaagattcaaagaTGATCTCACTCAAGGGATTCGCAGATGATATTACGGAAGGCAAATTTTCCTTTCCTATAATACATGGGCTGCAACATGCCAGGGAAAATGATCCGAAGGGGTTTGAGCTGCTCAGTAGGACATTAAAACGGCAACATAATAATGACGAAGAGAAAGTAATGGTTGTGGAGTACTTATCGAACGTTAGTTGCTCCCTTCACTATACCAAAGTTAAAATATACCAAATATGCGAGTTAATAAAAAGGAAGTATATACCACGCGAGGATAAGGATCTTCATGCTTTTGTAGACAAACTGAGCTCACTTTAG
- the DER1 gene encoding derlin (similar to Ashbya gossypii AEL237W) — protein sequence MEGALGIILEGPLPITKLYLLGVVTCTLAVRTGLLNRFPHDVNLLIRRRQYHLLILSFFDVKPRDLVISLVDLGFKLSNHERVVNNSKRYLWNLLVLSTVITLLAYTIDTRMPSMVEVLKINIDYFTMRLEKTSVLACYTHICLILLTRGYKGCLLCFLPGYILYFVGEVLNKIYVKGITRHVGERFARQNG from the coding sequence ATGGAAGGCGCTTTAGGGATAATTTTAGAAGGACCACTGCCTATTACGAAGTTGTATCTACTTGGCGTGGTAACTTGCACGTTAGCTGTCAGAACCGGGTTGCTTAATAGATTTCCGCATGATGTAAATTTACTAATTAGGAGACGGCAGTATCACTTGTTAATTTTATCGTTTTTTGATGTTAAACCAAGGGATTTGGTAATCTCCCTTGTTGATTTGGGTTTTAAGCTGTCGAACCATGAAAGGGTCGTTAACAACTCCAAGAGATACTTGTGGAATTTACTTGTATTGTCCACGGTAATTACTCTGTTAGCATACACCATTGACACCAGGATGCCGTCTATGGTTGAagtattaaaaattaatatagaCTACTTCACCATGAGGCTGGAGAAAACTTCTGTGCTAGCCTGTTACACACACATATGCCTAATTCTACTAACCAGGGGCTACAAAGGATGCCTGCTTTGTTTTCTACCGGGATATATACTTTATTTTGTGGGAGAAGTActgaataaaatatatgtGAAAGGCATAACGAGGCATGTTGGCGAGCGGTTTGCACGTCAGAATGGGTAA
- a CDS encoding uncharacterized protein (similar to Ashbya gossypii AEL236C): MELRRSTRLKRANTDTSVSKYNASSEDDSFRLSPSRSPPTTVIQQSSLQQQQQFKTHNRNTKKLQVGGASNLINKVNFHDAVLAKFPRPKYHCKRTEPTFRFAGLSKIKVSELDRIIQDLTQSRNEQASKFDGSVANSSHSHASHSGKNSNNSSTKEVITDSAGYELFTYPTDLVAIGNIIQQISQLKDELAVTTDDYDPEKLIADIKKHGTHSLNDIDRQLVRLAEENHSAPDEGWLNALADIHDINLQDISDMIVTRNMKKTGMMNTGLGNVHSSRKADIQFLSNKWNKLLAKERNITLYWPNKNSNKKTYCSMSSNNLLSQSNVISPDASGNAVNTVSKLNEPLNTAVQENPRDKFKDVPLLF, from the coding sequence ATGGAGCTTAGAAGAAGTACTAGGTTAAAAAGGGCTAATACGGACACCAGTGTGTCGAAATATAATGCTTCATCAGAGGACGATTCGTTTCGGTTGTCGCCTTCACGATCGCCGCCCACGACAGTGATTCAGCAATCTTCGttacagcagcagcaacagttCAAGACACATAACCGTAATACCAAGAAATTACAAGTAGGCGGGGCCTCGAACCTGATAAACAAAGTTAATTTTCATGATGCGGTTTTGGCAAAGTTTCCCCGTCCAAAATACCATTGTAAAAGGACTGAGCCAACGTTTCGGTTTGCGGGATTAAGCAAAATCAAAGTTTCTGAGCTAGACAGAATTATTCAGGATTTAACACAATCACGCAACGAACAAGCAAGCAAGTTTGATGGTAGTGTAGCCAACAGTAGCCACAGTCACGCTAGCCACAGTGGCAAAAACAGTAACAATAGCAGCACTAAGGAAGTCATAACTGACTCGGCTGGTTACGAGTTGTTCACATATCCTACAGATCTGGTTGCCATTGGAAATATCATTCAGCAGATAAGCCAGCTTAAAGATGAGCTAGCAGTTACAACTGATGACTATGACCCAGAAAAGCTTATTGCagatatcaaaaaacaTGGAACGCATTCTCTCAATGATATCGATCGCCAACTGGTCAGGTTAGCCGAGGAAAACCATAGCGCTCCAGATGAAGGCTGGCTTAATGCTTTGGCGGATATCCATGATATAAATCTTCAGGATATCTCAGACATGATTGTAACCaggaatatgaagaaaacCGGTATGATGAACACGGGGCTCGGTAATGTACATTCTTCTAGGAAAGCTGATATTCAGTTCCTGTCCAACAAATGGAATAAACTACTAGCAAAGGAAAGAAACATTACATTATATTGGCCgaacaaaaattccaataagAAGACATATTGTTCTATGAGTTCCAATAACTTACTGAGTCAATCTAACGTTATCTCACCCGATGCATCAGGCAATGCCGTTAACACAGTATCTAAATTAAATGAACCTCTTAACACCGCGGTACAGGAAAATCCCAGagataaatttaaagatgTTCCTTTGCTTTTCTAA
- the MCM7 gene encoding DNA replication licensing factor MCM7 (similar to Ashbya gossypii ADR041W) produces the protein MSTALPSIQLGVDYGSVADEIEDFLVHYKEVEVDGNGMVVEDDYMGEDGVGTGPKYLSLLQDIANRDLSTLYIEIDDVEAYQQQKMVGGSEQGLRRSLSQLIMENAHRYTELFSRVIDKLLPPPTREFDYKDDVLDVILHQRQLRNERQLNERRVELERMGDDSLGVNLNELARQSGEDQEDLFPAMLTRRYTVYFKPSTAKKLRANYGPFSVRETKGSHLGKLITVRGIITRVSDVKPAVEVSAYSCDQCGAEVFQEVNKRTFTPFLECQSKQCQQNQTKGQLFMSTRASKFSAFQECKIQEMSHQVPIGHIPRTLTIHVTGPLVRSMVPGDVVDVTGIYLPSPYTGFKALKAGLLTETYLRTQYVHQHKKKFSSFEITPEIEQRVMEIVSQGDVYNRLAKSIAPEIYGNLDVKKALLLLLVGGVEKQVGDGMKIRGDINICLMGDPGVAKSQLLKTICKISPRGVYTTGKGSSGVGLTAAVMKDPVTDEMVLEGGALVLSDNGICCIDEFDKMDESDRTAIHEVMEQQTISISKAGINTTLNARASILAAANPLYGRYNPRLSPLENINLPAALLSRFDVMFLLLDIPNRESDQRLAEHVSFVHMHNKQPDLDFEPIDPARMREFIAYAKTKRPTMTQEVNERVVQSYIRMRQDSKNVTDTRHQFGQATPRTLLATIRISQALAKLRFSDQVEIDDVEEALRLVQVSKESLYHDNQTKLDDETPTTKIFTIIKKLATEGESFNKSLSMDTISKTVRSRGFTQQQLDTCIEEYTYLNIWYKLEEENILTFVDGSEDDVPVSQQTRDSIMTEA, from the coding sequence ATGAGTACGGCATTGCCAAGTATTCAATTAGGTGTCGATTATGGGAGTGTTGCAGATGAGATAGAAGACTTTTTAGTTCATTATAAGGAGGTTGAGGTAGATGGTAATGGAATGGTGGTGGAAGATGATTATATGGGGGAAGATGGGGTTGGGACAGGGCCTAAATACTTGAGTTTGCTGCAAGATATTGCGAACCGAGATTTGAGCACACTTTACattgaaattgatgatgtgGAGGCTtaccagcagcagaagatgGTTGGTGGCAGCGAGCAGGGTTTGAGACGGAGTCTGTCTCAGCTTATTATGGAGAATGCGCATAGATATACAGAGTTATTTTCTAGGGTGATTGATAAGTTGTTGCCGCCGCCAACGCGGGAGTTTGATTACAAGGATGATGTGCTTGATGTTATTTTACATCAGCGGCAGCTGAGGAATGAGAGACAGCTTAACGAACGGAGGGTTGAGCTGGAGCGGATGGGGGACGATAGTTTAGGCGTGAATTTAAACGAGTTGGCGCGTCAAAGTGGCGAGGATCAGGAAGATTTGTTTCCTGCGATGCTGACTCGACGGTATACTGTGTACTTCAAGCCTTCGACTGCTAAGAAATTGAGGGCCAATTATGGGCCGTTTAGCGTCAGGGAAACCAAGGGATCGCATTTGGGGAAGTTGATAACGGTTCGTGGTATTATAACCAGGGTTTCGGATGTTAAGCCAGCTGTGGAGGTTAGTGCATATAGTTGTGATCAGTGTGGTGCGGAAGTGTTCCAGGAAGTTAATAAACGTACGTTCACTCCATTTTTGGAATGCCAGTCGAAACAATGCCAACAGAACCAGACCAAGGGTCAGTTATTTATGTCGACAAGGGCATCGAAATTCAGCGCGTTTCAAGAATGTAAGATTCAGGAGATGTCACATCAGGTACCTATTGGCCATATCCCGAGAACTTTAACGATTCATGTTACGGGTCCCTTAGTAAGGTCCATGGTTCCTGGTGATGTCGTCGACGTCACTGGTATATACCTACCGTCTCCTTACACTGGGTTCAAGGCTTTGAAGGCGGGACTTTTGACTGAAACGTATCTCAGGACGCAGTATGTCCATCAACATAAGAAGAAATTTTCCTCATTTGAAATCACCCCTGAGATTGAGCAACGTGTAATGGAGATTGTATCACAAGGTGATGTATACAACAGATTAGCGAAATCTATTGCCCCAGAAATATACGGCAATTTAGATGTTAAGAAGGCTTTACTATTGCTGCTGGTTGGTGGTGTTGAAAAACAAGTGGGCGATGGTATGAAGATCAGAGGGGATATTAATATCTGTCTGATGGGCGACCCTGGCGTTGCTAAGTCCCAACTGTTGAAAACAATTTGTAAAATATCCCCGAGGGGTGTTTATACAACGGGTAAAGGTTCTTCTGGTGTTGGTCTGACGGCAGCCGTGATGAAAGATCCTGTTACAGACGAAATGGTGCTGGAAGGAGGTGCATTAGTACTGTCTGACAATGGTATATGCTGTATCGATGAATTTGACAAGATGGATGAAAGCGATAGAACAGCTATTCATGAAGTTATGGAACAGCAAACGATTTCGATCTCCAAAGCAGGGATAAACACAACTTTGAATGCAAGGGCTTCCATCTTGGCAGCTGCCAACCCGCTATACGGTAGGTATAATCCGCGGTTATCGCCGttagaaaatattaatCTACCTGCTGCCCTATTGTCCAGATTTGATGTTATGTTTCTGCTACTAGATATACCAAATAGAGAATCAGATCAGAGATTGGCTGAACATGTTTCCTTCGTCCATATGCACAACAAACAACCGGACCTGGACTTTGAACCTATCGACCCCGCTAGAATGAGGGAATTTATCGCTTATGCCAAGACAAAGAGACCTACTATGACTCAAGAAGTGAATGAGCGCGTTGTTCAGTCCTACATTCGAATGAGGCAAGATTCAAAAAACGTGACTGATACCAGACACCAGTTTGGCCAGGCAACTCCCAGAACTTTATTGGCAACTATTAGAATCTCACAAGCCCTCGCAAAATTACGATTCAGCGATCAAGtagaaattgatgatgtcGAAGAGGCTTTAAGACTGGTCCAGGTTTCAAAGGAATCTCTGTACCACGATAACCAGACAAAACTTGATGACGAAACGCCTACAACCAAGATTTTtaccatcatcaaaaaacttgCAACGGAAGGTGAAAGCTTTAACAAATCTTTATCTATGGATACAATTAGTAAGACCGTAAGATCCAGGGGTTTCACTCAACAACAGCTAGACACCTgtattgaagaatacaCTTACTTAAATATTTGGTACaaattagaagaagaaaacatCCTGACGTTTGTTGATGGAAGTGAAGACGACGTACCTGTATCCCAACAAACTCGAGACTCTATCATGACAGAGGCTTAG
- the RGL1 gene encoding Rgl1p (similar to Ashbya gossypii ADR042W): MPCPVISLKPSYNSITRGCPGIYETLPRIECELRIRSNDGRPIFIERIEVMLKTTEVLNSTGPSFTSKPKLEKETIHYKKNIKLSHKKIIGIDIPLTIGLPDDIKETNYNKFGYTFTCITCVVLYRCSPYKSSGSDSAPLSESFKSMVHVERYNLLASSELSPPLKRTVTSADKKFQVSYSIKNPCLATEDVLEVEVELFPNLVHSHRESYSQKIFNKKVKLKSIVLEFKEFLEVYESHMDGRDHTLQTDYTPYNTIIGESGVNLKTQLDISTKNSLFKEFEKSMNEPTVMYQVPHHEQNLESPIPETVIIKSKNKNLREFQYHRSISSRGKLFSVTHGLVIKFKISHGKDFEVYQPLDITAWPKSSTALIEQFIANEREVANRAKSFYDAFGGIRRNKVTGIVEYPPLPPVVYAADIETMEHLGVIYTKDLKYLQRIPIIE; this comes from the coding sequence ATGCCTTGTCCAGTTATATCGCTCAAACCGAGTTATAATTCAATAACTAGAGGTTGTCCTGGAATTTATGAGACGCTTCCTCGTATTGAATGTGAGCTTCGAATCCGGTCTAATGATGGGAGACcaatttttattgaaagaaTAGAAGTTATGTTGAAAACGACTGAAGTCTTGAATAGTACCGGGCCCTCTTTTACTTCTAAGCCTAAGTTGGAGAAAGAGACAATCCATTATaagaagaatattaaaCTTTCTcacaaaaaaattattggTATTGACATACCGCTGACGATAGGTTTGCCTGATGATATCAAGGAAACAAATTACAATAAGTTTGGTTACACCTTCACCTGCATTACCTGTGTTGTGCTATATCGCTGCAGTCCATATAAAAGTTCGGGGAGTGATTCAGCTCCTCTTTCTGAATCCTTTAAGTCTATGGTCCATGTTGAGCGGTATAATTTACTTGCGTCTTCGGAACTCTCTCCACCTTTGAAAAGAACTGTCACTTCTGCAGacaaaaaattccaagTTAGCTATAGTATCAAGAATCCATGCCTTGCGACAGAAGATGTGCTGGAAGTGGAAGTCGAGTTGTTTCCCAACCTGGTTCACAGCCATCGGGAGTCGTATTCTCAaaaaatcttcaacaaaaaggTAAAACTTAAAAGTATCGTGCTtgaattcaaagaattttTAGAAGTGTACGAGTCTCACATGGATGGTAGAGACCACACTCTTCAAACTGATTATACTCCATACAATACTATTATCGGGGAATCTGGTGTAAATCTGAAGACCCAGTTGGATATCAGCACAAAAAATTCCTTATTCAAGGAGTTTGAGAAATCAATGAATGAGCCCACTGTAATGTATCAAGTGCCTCATCATGAACAAAATCTAGAGTCACCTATTCCAGAAACGGTTATCATAAAGagcaaaaataaaaacctcCGGGAATTCCAATACCACCGTTCCATCTCGAGTAGAGGCAAATTGTTTTCGGTAACCCATGGTTTAGTcatcaaatttaaaatcagCCATGGTAAAGATTTTGAGGTATACCAACCGTTGGATATCACAGCTTGgccaaaatcttcaactgcTCTAATAGAACAGTTTATAGCAAATGAACGAGAAGTCGCTAATCGTGCTAAGAGTTTTTACGATGCTTTTGGTGGTATAAGGAGGAATAAAGTCACAGGGATTGTAGAATATCCTCCTTTACCACCTGTTGTTTACGCAGCCGACATAGAAACTATGGAGCATCTTGgagttatatatactaaGGATTTAAAATACTTACAAAGGATCCCTATAATTGAGTAA